Proteins encoded within one genomic window of Esox lucius isolate fEsoLuc1 chromosome 12, fEsoLuc1.pri, whole genome shotgun sequence:
- the LOC105029144 gene encoding IQ motif and SEC7 domain-containing protein 1 isoform X10, with amino-acid sequence MLERKYGGRFITRHAARTIQTAFRQYQMNKNFERLRSSMSENRMSRRIVLSNMRMQFSFEGPEKVHSSYFEGKQVSLTDDGNPLGLVQSECGDMEVHHQANLASHPTSQNDLTDAITELEDAFSRQVKSLAESIDDALNCRSLQGDEGHDPEVLGCPEAEREVAYQVKPHRGTQGRMREDMMASYSDVTLFIDEEELSPSMGLSRGSGDQPSSIESDLRLRSANSSQDYWPLDPKDEGRDTDTSCRSTPSLECQEQRLRVDHLPLLTIEPPSDSSAEHSDRSDRSSIKRPPIYETHAGGHIVASSQASPKHISHGPPPRAQSRDEEAPLRHRHRALESHLAINGSANRQSKSESDFSDGDNDSVNSTSNSNDTINCSSESSSRDSLREQTLSKQTYHKETRNSWDSPVFSNDVIRKRHYRIGLNLFNKKPEKGIQYLTERGFVPDTPVGVAHFLLQRKGLSRQMIGEFLGNRQKQFNRDVLDCVVDEMDFSSMELDEALRKFQNHIRVQGEAQKVERLIEAYSQRYCICNPTVVRQFRNPDTIFILAFAIILLNTDMYSPNVKPERKMKLEDFVKNLRGVDDGEDIPREMLTGIYERIRKRELKTNEDHVSQVQKVEKLIVGKKPIGSLHHGIGCVLSLPHRRLVCYCRLFEVPDPNKLQKLGLHQREIFLFNDLLVVTKIFQKKKNSVTYSFRQSFSLYGMQVLMFENQYYGNGIRLTSAIPGADIKVLINFNAPNPQDRKKFTDDLRESIAEVQEMEKYRIESELEKQKGVVRPSMSQSSGLKKEAGNGNMNRASLDDSYTMGEGLKRSALSSSLRDLSEAGKRGRRSSAGSLDSNMEGSIISSPHTRRRAHAPRGEGPPRGPPVNPNSSSLLGSLFGSKRGKPSSQMHPPLPGHPTLISHMPHPSNLHHTAQQVTQAQLHHSQYCQVQQNPPPYHHHHHYHPPPHTQYHQHPAAYAASAQMHQHVHPHPHVVAPPHSHVAQHNQHSHHGPHSQHAPPHHSQQQGPAPGGPKPKHSGISTVV; translated from the exons ATGCTGGAGCGTAAATATGGCGGACGCTTCATAACCCGGCATGCGGCCCGCACCATCCAGACAGCCTTCCGCCAGTACCAGATGAACAAGAACTTTGAACGTCTCCGGAGTTCTATGTCTGAGAACCGCATGTCCCGGCGCATCGTTCTGTCAAACATGAGAATGCAGTTCTCCTTCGAGGGCCCCGAGAAAGTCCACAGCTCCTACTTTGAGGGCAAACAGGTGTCCCTGACCGATGACGGGAACCCCCTGGGCTTGGTACAGTCTGAGTGCGGAGACATGGAGGTCCACCACCAGGCCAACCTGGCATCTCACCCCACCTCCCAGAACGACCTGACGGACGCCATCACGGAGCTGGAGGACGCCTTCTCCAGACAGGTAAAGTCGCTAGCCGAGTCGATCGACGATGCCCTGAACTGCCGCAGCCTTCAGGGAGACGAGGGTCATGACCCCGAGGTCCTGGGCTGCcctgaggcagagagggaggtggcCTATCAAGTGAAGCCTCACCGCGGGACGCAGGGGCGCATGCGAGAGGACATGATGGCATCCTACAGCGACGTGACGCTATTTATCGATGAGGAGGAGCTGTCTCCCTCAATGGGTCTGTCGCGGGGTTCAGGTGACCAGCCCTCCAGCATTGAGTCAGACCTCCGTCTGCGCTCTGCCAACTCCTCCCAGGACTATTGGCCCCTGGATCCCAAGGACGAGGGGCGTGACACGGACACCAGCTGCCGCAGCACGCCCTCTCTGGAGTGCCAGGAACAGCGGCTTAGGGTGGACCACCTCCCCCTCCTGACCATCGAGCCGCCTAGCGACAGCTCAGCCGAGCACAGCGACCGTTCGGACCGCAGCTCCATCAAACGCCCGCCCATCTACGAGACCCACGCGGGCGGCCACATCGTGGCGTCCTCCCAGGCTAGCCCTAAGCACATCTCCCACGGCCCGCCCCCGCGGGCGCAGTCACGGGACGAGGAGGCGCCCCTCCGCCACCGCCACCGGGCGCTGGAAAGCCACCTGGCCATTAACGGCTCGGCCAACCGGCAGAGCAAGTCCGAATCCGACTTCTCGGACGGGGACAACGACAGCGTCAACAGCACGTCCAACTCCAATGACACCATCAACTGTAGCTCCGAGTCGTCGTCCCGGGACAGCCTGAGGGAGCAGACGCTCAGCAAGCAGACGTACCACAAGGAGACGCGCAACAGCTGGGACTCGCCCGTCTTCAGCAACGACGTCATCCGCAAGAGGCACTACCGCATCGGCCTCAACCTCTTCAACAA gaaGCCAGAGAAAGGTATCCAGTACCTGACTGAGAGGGGTTTTGTCCCAGACACACCTGTGGGTGTGGCTCACTTCCTGCTTCAGAGGAAGGGCCTGAGCAGGCAGATGATTGGAGAGTTTCTGGGCAACAGGCAGAAACAGTTCAACAGAGACGTCCTGGA CTGTGTGGTGGATGAGATGGATTTCTCGTCAATGGAGCTGGACGAGGCACTGAGAAAGTTCCAGAACCATATCCGGGTCCAGGGAGAGGCCCAGAAGGTGGAGCGCCTCATTGAAGCCTACAG CCAACGCTACTGCATCTGTAACCCCACGGTGGTGCGACAGTTTCGGAACCCGGACACAATCTTCATCCTGGCCTTCGCCATCATCCTCCTCAACACGGACATGTACAGCCCCAACGTCAAGCCTGAGCGAAAGATGAAGTTAGAGGATTTTGTCAAAAACCTGAGAG GCGTGGATGACGGGGAGGACATCCCCAGGGAAATGTTGACAGGGATCTATGAGAGAATCAGGAAGAGGGAGCTCAAAACCAACGAGGACCACGTTTCTCAGGTTCAGAAAGTGGAGAAACTCATCGTGGGGAAGAAACCG ATTGGATCTCTCCACCATGGTATCGGATGT GTACTGTCCCTGCCCCACCGCAGGCTGGTGTGTTACTGCCGCCTGTTCGAAGTACCAGACCCCAACAAGCTCCAGAAGCTAGGCCTGCACCAGCGGGAGATCTTCCTGTTCAACGATCTTCTGGTG GTGACAAAGATTTTCCAGAAGAAGAAGAACTCTGTGACATACAGCTTCCGGCAGTCGTTCTCTCTGTATGGCATGCAGGTTTTGATGTTTGAGAACCAGT ATTACGGGAATGGGATCAGGCTTACATCAGCCATACCAGGTGCCGACATCAAAGTCCTCATCAACTTCAATGCGCCCAACCCACAGGACCGCAAGAAGTTTACCGACGACCTGCGCGAGTCCATCGCAGAGGTCCAGGAAATGGAGAAATACAGGATAGAGT CTGAGCTGGAGAAGCAGAAGGGCGTGGTGAGGCCCAGTATGTCCCAGAGCTCTGGGCTGAAAAAAGAGGCTGGCAATGGCAACATGAACCGTGCCAGCCTGGACGACAGCTACACCATGGGCGAGGGCCTGAAGAGGAGCGCCCTCAGCAGCTCCCTCCGTGACCTGTCCGAAGCAG GCAAGCGGGGGCGTCGCAGCAGTGCAGGATCACTAGACAGCAATATGGAA GGGTCCATCATTAGCAGCCCACACACGCGGCGGAGAGCTCACGCCCCGCGCGGCGAGGGCCCGCCCCGGGGCCCCCCCGTCAACCCCAACTCCTCGTCTCTCCTCGGGTCCCTCTTCGGCAGCAAGCGGGGGAAGCCTTCGTCCCAGATGCATCCTCCTCTGCCCGGTCACCCCACCCTGATTTCTCACATGCCACACCCGTCCAACCTCCACCACACAGCCCAGCAGGTGACCCAGGCCCAGCTCCACCACTCCCAGTACTGCCAGGTCCAGCAGAACCCCCCtccctaccaccaccaccaccactaccaccccCCGCCCCACACTCAGTACCACCAGCACCCGGCGGCATACGCCGCCTCCGCCCAAATGCATCAACACGTGCACCCCCACCCGCACGTTGTCGCACCACCGCACAGCCACGTCGCCCAACACAACCAGCATTCCCATCACGGCCCGCACTCCCAGCATGCACCCCCCCACCACAGTCAGCAGCAGGGCCCGGCGCCTGGCGGCCCCAAACCCAAACACAGCGGCATCAGCACTGTGGTGTGA
- the LOC105029144 gene encoding IQ motif and SEC7 domain-containing protein 1 isoform X6, producing the protein MWCLHCNSEKTQSLLELELDSCVEGDARPSEIDSGASYRGPVISPDRFEGPLYSHGVQPGPQRPPRRPKLQHSQSILRKQAEEEAIKRSRSLSEGYELSADLQDKQVEMLERKYGGRFITRHAARTIQTAFRQYQMNKNFERLRSSMSENRMSRRIVLSNMRMQFSFEGPEKVHSSYFEGKQVSLTDDGNPLGLVQSECGDMEVHHQANLASHPTSQNDLTDAITELEDAFSRQVKSLAESIDDALNCRSLQGDEGHDPEVLGCPEAEREVAYQVKPHRGTQGRMREDMMASYSDVTLFIDEEELSPSMGLSRGSGDQPSSIESDLRLRSANSSQDYWPLDPKDEGRDTDTSCRSTPSLECQEQRLRVDHLPLLTIEPPSDSSAEHSDRSDRSSIKRPPIYETHAGGHIVASSQASPKHISHGPPPRAQSRDEEAPLRHRHRALESHLAINGSANRQSKSESDFSDGDNDSVNSTSNSNDTINCSSESSSRDSLREQTLSKQTYHKETRNSWDSPVFSNDVIRKRHYRIGLNLFNKKPEKGIQYLTERGFVPDTPVGVAHFLLQRKGLSRQMIGEFLGNRQKQFNRDVLDCVVDEMDFSSMELDEALRKFQNHIRVQGEAQKVERLIEAYSQRYCICNPTVVRQFRNPDTIFILAFAIILLNTDMYSPNVKPERKMKLEDFVKNLRGVDDGEDIPREMLTGIYERIRKRELKTNEDHVSQVQKVEKLIVGKKPIGSLHHGIGCVLSLPHRRLVCYCRLFEVPDPNKLQKLGLHQREIFLFNDLLVVTKIFQKKKNSVTYSFRQSFSLYGMQVLMFENQYYGNGIRLTSAIPGADIKVLINFNAPNPQDRKKFTDDLRESIAEVQEMEKYRIESELEKQKGVVRPSMSQSSGLKKEAGNGNMNRASLDDSYTMGEGLKRSALSSSLRDLSEAGKRGRRSSAGSLDSNMEGSIISSPHTRRRAHAPRGEGPPRGPPVNPNSSSLLGSLFGSKRGKPSSQMHPPLPGHPTLISHMPHPSNLHHTAQQVTQAQLHHSQYCQVQQNPPPYHHHHHYHPPPHTQYHQHPAAYAASAQMHQHVHPHPHVVAPPHSHVAQHNQHSHHGPHSQHAPPHHSQQQGPAPGGPKPKHSGISTVV; encoded by the exons ATGTGGTGTTTACATTGTAACTCAGAGAAAACCCAGTCTTTACTGGAGCTGGAGTTGGACAGCTG CGTGGAGGGGGATGCAAGGCCCAGTGAGATTGACAGTGGAGCCAGCTACCGGGGCCCCGTGATCAGCCCTGACCGCTTTGAGGGCCCCCTCTACAGCCACGGGGTACAGCCGGGACCCCAGCGCCCCCCACGCAGGCCCAAGCTACAGCACTCTCAGTCCATCCTTCGCAAGCAAGCCGAGGAGGAGGCCATCAAAcgctctcgctcgctctctgaGGGCTATGAGCTCTCTGCTGACCTCCAGGACAAACAG GTGGAGATGCTGGAGCGTAAATATGGCGGACGCTTCATAACCCGGCATGCGGCCCGCACCATCCAGACAGCCTTCCGCCAGTACCAGATGAACAAGAACTTTGAACGTCTCCGGAGTTCTATGTCTGAGAACCGCATGTCCCGGCGCATCGTTCTGTCAAACATGAGAATGCAGTTCTCCTTCGAGGGCCCCGAGAAAGTCCACAGCTCCTACTTTGAGGGCAAACAGGTGTCCCTGACCGATGACGGGAACCCCCTGGGCTTGGTACAGTCTGAGTGCGGAGACATGGAGGTCCACCACCAGGCCAACCTGGCATCTCACCCCACCTCCCAGAACGACCTGACGGACGCCATCACGGAGCTGGAGGACGCCTTCTCCAGACAGGTAAAGTCGCTAGCCGAGTCGATCGACGATGCCCTGAACTGCCGCAGCCTTCAGGGAGACGAGGGTCATGACCCCGAGGTCCTGGGCTGCcctgaggcagagagggaggtggcCTATCAAGTGAAGCCTCACCGCGGGACGCAGGGGCGCATGCGAGAGGACATGATGGCATCCTACAGCGACGTGACGCTATTTATCGATGAGGAGGAGCTGTCTCCCTCAATGGGTCTGTCGCGGGGTTCAGGTGACCAGCCCTCCAGCATTGAGTCAGACCTCCGTCTGCGCTCTGCCAACTCCTCCCAGGACTATTGGCCCCTGGATCCCAAGGACGAGGGGCGTGACACGGACACCAGCTGCCGCAGCACGCCCTCTCTGGAGTGCCAGGAACAGCGGCTTAGGGTGGACCACCTCCCCCTCCTGACCATCGAGCCGCCTAGCGACAGCTCAGCCGAGCACAGCGACCGTTCGGACCGCAGCTCCATCAAACGCCCGCCCATCTACGAGACCCACGCGGGCGGCCACATCGTGGCGTCCTCCCAGGCTAGCCCTAAGCACATCTCCCACGGCCCGCCCCCGCGGGCGCAGTCACGGGACGAGGAGGCGCCCCTCCGCCACCGCCACCGGGCGCTGGAAAGCCACCTGGCCATTAACGGCTCGGCCAACCGGCAGAGCAAGTCCGAATCCGACTTCTCGGACGGGGACAACGACAGCGTCAACAGCACGTCCAACTCCAATGACACCATCAACTGTAGCTCCGAGTCGTCGTCCCGGGACAGCCTGAGGGAGCAGACGCTCAGCAAGCAGACGTACCACAAGGAGACGCGCAACAGCTGGGACTCGCCCGTCTTCAGCAACGACGTCATCCGCAAGAGGCACTACCGCATCGGCCTCAACCTCTTCAACAA gaaGCCAGAGAAAGGTATCCAGTACCTGACTGAGAGGGGTTTTGTCCCAGACACACCTGTGGGTGTGGCTCACTTCCTGCTTCAGAGGAAGGGCCTGAGCAGGCAGATGATTGGAGAGTTTCTGGGCAACAGGCAGAAACAGTTCAACAGAGACGTCCTGGA CTGTGTGGTGGATGAGATGGATTTCTCGTCAATGGAGCTGGACGAGGCACTGAGAAAGTTCCAGAACCATATCCGGGTCCAGGGAGAGGCCCAGAAGGTGGAGCGCCTCATTGAAGCCTACAG CCAACGCTACTGCATCTGTAACCCCACGGTGGTGCGACAGTTTCGGAACCCGGACACAATCTTCATCCTGGCCTTCGCCATCATCCTCCTCAACACGGACATGTACAGCCCCAACGTCAAGCCTGAGCGAAAGATGAAGTTAGAGGATTTTGTCAAAAACCTGAGAG GCGTGGATGACGGGGAGGACATCCCCAGGGAAATGTTGACAGGGATCTATGAGAGAATCAGGAAGAGGGAGCTCAAAACCAACGAGGACCACGTTTCTCAGGTTCAGAAAGTGGAGAAACTCATCGTGGGGAAGAAACCG ATTGGATCTCTCCACCATGGTATCGGATGT GTACTGTCCCTGCCCCACCGCAGGCTGGTGTGTTACTGCCGCCTGTTCGAAGTACCAGACCCCAACAAGCTCCAGAAGCTAGGCCTGCACCAGCGGGAGATCTTCCTGTTCAACGATCTTCTGGTG GTGACAAAGATTTTCCAGAAGAAGAAGAACTCTGTGACATACAGCTTCCGGCAGTCGTTCTCTCTGTATGGCATGCAGGTTTTGATGTTTGAGAACCAGT ATTACGGGAATGGGATCAGGCTTACATCAGCCATACCAGGTGCCGACATCAAAGTCCTCATCAACTTCAATGCGCCCAACCCACAGGACCGCAAGAAGTTTACCGACGACCTGCGCGAGTCCATCGCAGAGGTCCAGGAAATGGAGAAATACAGGATAGAGT CTGAGCTGGAGAAGCAGAAGGGCGTGGTGAGGCCCAGTATGTCCCAGAGCTCTGGGCTGAAAAAAGAGGCTGGCAATGGCAACATGAACCGTGCCAGCCTGGACGACAGCTACACCATGGGCGAGGGCCTGAAGAGGAGCGCCCTCAGCAGCTCCCTCCGTGACCTGTCCGAAGCAG GCAAGCGGGGGCGTCGCAGCAGTGCAGGATCACTAGACAGCAATATGGAA GGGTCCATCATTAGCAGCCCACACACGCGGCGGAGAGCTCACGCCCCGCGCGGCGAGGGCCCGCCCCGGGGCCCCCCCGTCAACCCCAACTCCTCGTCTCTCCTCGGGTCCCTCTTCGGCAGCAAGCGGGGGAAGCCTTCGTCCCAGATGCATCCTCCTCTGCCCGGTCACCCCACCCTGATTTCTCACATGCCACACCCGTCCAACCTCCACCACACAGCCCAGCAGGTGACCCAGGCCCAGCTCCACCACTCCCAGTACTGCCAGGTCCAGCAGAACCCCCCtccctaccaccaccaccaccactaccaccccCCGCCCCACACTCAGTACCACCAGCACCCGGCGGCATACGCCGCCTCCGCCCAAATGCATCAACACGTGCACCCCCACCCGCACGTTGTCGCACCACCGCACAGCCACGTCGCCCAACACAACCAGCATTCCCATCACGGCCCGCACTCCCAGCATGCACCCCCCCACCACAGTCAGCAGCAGGGCCCGGCGCCTGGCGGCCCCAAACCCAAACACAGCGGCATCAGCACTGTGGTGTGA
- the LOC105029144 gene encoding IQ motif and SEC7 domain-containing protein 1 isoform X5 produces the protein MWKFKTFCMDYWHVLCLHPHNTFPKSVEGDARPSEIDSGASYRGPVISPDRFEGPLYSHGVQPGPQRPPRRPKLQHSQSILRKQAEEEAIKRSRSLSEGYELSADLQDKQVEMLERKYGGRFITRHAARTIQTAFRQYQMNKNFERLRSSMSENRMSRRIVLSNMRMQFSFEGPEKVHSSYFEGKQVSLTDDGNPLGLVQSECGDMEVHHQANLASHPTSQNDLTDAITELEDAFSRQVKSLAESIDDALNCRSLQGDEGHDPEVLGCPEAEREVAYQVKPHRGTQGRMREDMMASYSDVTLFIDEEELSPSMGLSRGSGDQPSSIESDLRLRSANSSQDYWPLDPKDEGRDTDTSCRSTPSLECQEQRLRVDHLPLLTIEPPSDSSAEHSDRSDRSSIKRPPIYETHAGGHIVASSQASPKHISHGPPPRAQSRDEEAPLRHRHRALESHLAINGSANRQSKSESDFSDGDNDSVNSTSNSNDTINCSSESSSRDSLREQTLSKQTYHKETRNSWDSPVFSNDVIRKRHYRIGLNLFNKKPEKGIQYLTERGFVPDTPVGVAHFLLQRKGLSRQMIGEFLGNRQKQFNRDVLDCVVDEMDFSSMELDEALRKFQNHIRVQGEAQKVERLIEAYSQRYCICNPTVVRQFRNPDTIFILAFAIILLNTDMYSPNVKPERKMKLEDFVKNLRGVDDGEDIPREMLTGIYERIRKRELKTNEDHVSQVQKVEKLIVGKKPIGSLHHGIGCVLSLPHRRLVCYCRLFEVPDPNKLQKLGLHQREIFLFNDLLVVTKIFQKKKNSVTYSFRQSFSLYGMQVLMFENQYYGNGIRLTSAIPGADIKVLINFNAPNPQDRKKFTDDLRESIAEVQEMEKYRIESELEKQKGVVRPSMSQSSGLKKEAGNGNMNRASLDDSYTMGEGLKRSALSSSLRDLSEAGKRGRRSSAGSLDSNMEGSIISSPHTRRRAHAPRGEGPPRGPPVNPNSSSLLGSLFGSKRGKPSSQMHPPLPGHPTLISHMPHPSNLHHTAQQVTQAQLHHSQYCQVQQNPPPYHHHHHYHPPPHTQYHQHPAAYAASAQMHQHVHPHPHVVAPPHSHVAQHNQHSHHGPHSQHAPPHHSQQQGPAPGGPKPKHSGISTVV, from the exons CGTGGAGGGGGATGCAAGGCCCAGTGAGATTGACAGTGGAGCCAGCTACCGGGGCCCCGTGATCAGCCCTGACCGCTTTGAGGGCCCCCTCTACAGCCACGGGGTACAGCCGGGACCCCAGCGCCCCCCACGCAGGCCCAAGCTACAGCACTCTCAGTCCATCCTTCGCAAGCAAGCCGAGGAGGAGGCCATCAAAcgctctcgctcgctctctgaGGGCTATGAGCTCTCTGCTGACCTCCAGGACAAACAG GTGGAGATGCTGGAGCGTAAATATGGCGGACGCTTCATAACCCGGCATGCGGCCCGCACCATCCAGACAGCCTTCCGCCAGTACCAGATGAACAAGAACTTTGAACGTCTCCGGAGTTCTATGTCTGAGAACCGCATGTCCCGGCGCATCGTTCTGTCAAACATGAGAATGCAGTTCTCCTTCGAGGGCCCCGAGAAAGTCCACAGCTCCTACTTTGAGGGCAAACAGGTGTCCCTGACCGATGACGGGAACCCCCTGGGCTTGGTACAGTCTGAGTGCGGAGACATGGAGGTCCACCACCAGGCCAACCTGGCATCTCACCCCACCTCCCAGAACGACCTGACGGACGCCATCACGGAGCTGGAGGACGCCTTCTCCAGACAGGTAAAGTCGCTAGCCGAGTCGATCGACGATGCCCTGAACTGCCGCAGCCTTCAGGGAGACGAGGGTCATGACCCCGAGGTCCTGGGCTGCcctgaggcagagagggaggtggcCTATCAAGTGAAGCCTCACCGCGGGACGCAGGGGCGCATGCGAGAGGACATGATGGCATCCTACAGCGACGTGACGCTATTTATCGATGAGGAGGAGCTGTCTCCCTCAATGGGTCTGTCGCGGGGTTCAGGTGACCAGCCCTCCAGCATTGAGTCAGACCTCCGTCTGCGCTCTGCCAACTCCTCCCAGGACTATTGGCCCCTGGATCCCAAGGACGAGGGGCGTGACACGGACACCAGCTGCCGCAGCACGCCCTCTCTGGAGTGCCAGGAACAGCGGCTTAGGGTGGACCACCTCCCCCTCCTGACCATCGAGCCGCCTAGCGACAGCTCAGCCGAGCACAGCGACCGTTCGGACCGCAGCTCCATCAAACGCCCGCCCATCTACGAGACCCACGCGGGCGGCCACATCGTGGCGTCCTCCCAGGCTAGCCCTAAGCACATCTCCCACGGCCCGCCCCCGCGGGCGCAGTCACGGGACGAGGAGGCGCCCCTCCGCCACCGCCACCGGGCGCTGGAAAGCCACCTGGCCATTAACGGCTCGGCCAACCGGCAGAGCAAGTCCGAATCCGACTTCTCGGACGGGGACAACGACAGCGTCAACAGCACGTCCAACTCCAATGACACCATCAACTGTAGCTCCGAGTCGTCGTCCCGGGACAGCCTGAGGGAGCAGACGCTCAGCAAGCAGACGTACCACAAGGAGACGCGCAACAGCTGGGACTCGCCCGTCTTCAGCAACGACGTCATCCGCAAGAGGCACTACCGCATCGGCCTCAACCTCTTCAACAA gaaGCCAGAGAAAGGTATCCAGTACCTGACTGAGAGGGGTTTTGTCCCAGACACACCTGTGGGTGTGGCTCACTTCCTGCTTCAGAGGAAGGGCCTGAGCAGGCAGATGATTGGAGAGTTTCTGGGCAACAGGCAGAAACAGTTCAACAGAGACGTCCTGGA CTGTGTGGTGGATGAGATGGATTTCTCGTCAATGGAGCTGGACGAGGCACTGAGAAAGTTCCAGAACCATATCCGGGTCCAGGGAGAGGCCCAGAAGGTGGAGCGCCTCATTGAAGCCTACAG CCAACGCTACTGCATCTGTAACCCCACGGTGGTGCGACAGTTTCGGAACCCGGACACAATCTTCATCCTGGCCTTCGCCATCATCCTCCTCAACACGGACATGTACAGCCCCAACGTCAAGCCTGAGCGAAAGATGAAGTTAGAGGATTTTGTCAAAAACCTGAGAG GCGTGGATGACGGGGAGGACATCCCCAGGGAAATGTTGACAGGGATCTATGAGAGAATCAGGAAGAGGGAGCTCAAAACCAACGAGGACCACGTTTCTCAGGTTCAGAAAGTGGAGAAACTCATCGTGGGGAAGAAACCG ATTGGATCTCTCCACCATGGTATCGGATGT GTACTGTCCCTGCCCCACCGCAGGCTGGTGTGTTACTGCCGCCTGTTCGAAGTACCAGACCCCAACAAGCTCCAGAAGCTAGGCCTGCACCAGCGGGAGATCTTCCTGTTCAACGATCTTCTGGTG GTGACAAAGATTTTCCAGAAGAAGAAGAACTCTGTGACATACAGCTTCCGGCAGTCGTTCTCTCTGTATGGCATGCAGGTTTTGATGTTTGAGAACCAGT ATTACGGGAATGGGATCAGGCTTACATCAGCCATACCAGGTGCCGACATCAAAGTCCTCATCAACTTCAATGCGCCCAACCCACAGGACCGCAAGAAGTTTACCGACGACCTGCGCGAGTCCATCGCAGAGGTCCAGGAAATGGAGAAATACAGGATAGAGT CTGAGCTGGAGAAGCAGAAGGGCGTGGTGAGGCCCAGTATGTCCCAGAGCTCTGGGCTGAAAAAAGAGGCTGGCAATGGCAACATGAACCGTGCCAGCCTGGACGACAGCTACACCATGGGCGAGGGCCTGAAGAGGAGCGCCCTCAGCAGCTCCCTCCGTGACCTGTCCGAAGCAG GCAAGCGGGGGCGTCGCAGCAGTGCAGGATCACTAGACAGCAATATGGAA GGGTCCATCATTAGCAGCCCACACACGCGGCGGAGAGCTCACGCCCCGCGCGGCGAGGGCCCGCCCCGGGGCCCCCCCGTCAACCCCAACTCCTCGTCTCTCCTCGGGTCCCTCTTCGGCAGCAAGCGGGGGAAGCCTTCGTCCCAGATGCATCCTCCTCTGCCCGGTCACCCCACCCTGATTTCTCACATGCCACACCCGTCCAACCTCCACCACACAGCCCAGCAGGTGACCCAGGCCCAGCTCCACCACTCCCAGTACTGCCAGGTCCAGCAGAACCCCCCtccctaccaccaccaccaccactaccaccccCCGCCCCACACTCAGTACCACCAGCACCCGGCGGCATACGCCGCCTCCGCCCAAATGCATCAACACGTGCACCCCCACCCGCACGTTGTCGCACCACCGCACAGCCACGTCGCCCAACACAACCAGCATTCCCATCACGGCCCGCACTCCCAGCATGCACCCCCCCACCACAGTCAGCAGCAGGGCCCGGCGCCTGGCGGCCCCAAACCCAAACACAGCGGCATCAGCACTGTGGTGTGA